One Alphaproteobacteria bacterium GM7ARS4 genomic window carries:
- a CDS encoding RIP metalloprotease: protein MVAFFTFLHVLIYNVLPLLIVISVLVFVHEWGHYIVARFYKLKVDIFSIGFGPVLFDVKDSAGTRWCFSAIPLGGYVKFHGDEDISSMVQKNGGRSPVGVKAVDGFHQRPNKEKIPILLAGPLANIIFAFVILQLFYALHGVSSYEPVVGHVQPLSVAETYGLKRDDRVVMLNEREIVDFRSLRDAIAGHRAGDDMVIDVERDGAVMRIIIPQMKESMLGIRGSGEARMEDGRPVINDISVGESMRHAWAETVYISGAIFRFLGRMVSGGASIEELGGPVRIAEGTAMAVAEGWQSTIHLMALISINLGIFNLLPIPPLDGGQIFLYGIEKLGRKQAAFIRSWGYPLGFFFLVMLLVVVTWNDIARLVAAG, encoded by the coding sequence ATGGTAGCATTTTTTACTTTTCTGCATGTGTTGATATACAACGTTCTGCCCCTTCTGATTGTTATCAGTGTGCTTGTCTTTGTTCATGAGTGGGGTCACTATATTGTTGCGCGCTTTTACAAATTGAAGGTTGATATTTTTTCTATCGGGTTTGGTCCTGTCCTTTTTGATGTCAAAGATTCGGCAGGGACTCGTTGGTGTTTTTCTGCCATTCCTCTCGGCGGGTATGTTAAATTTCATGGCGATGAAGACATATCCTCTATGGTGCAAAAGAATGGCGGCAGGTCGCCTGTAGGCGTCAAAGCGGTGGATGGTTTTCATCAACGTCCTAACAAAGAAAAAATACCGATTTTATTGGCAGGTCCCCTTGCCAATATCATCTTTGCGTTTGTGATTTTGCAGTTGTTTTACGCTCTCCATGGCGTGTCTTCCTATGAACCTGTTGTGGGCCATGTGCAGCCGCTGAGCGTGGCAGAGACCTACGGGCTCAAACGAGATGACCGAGTTGTGATGCTCAACGAGCGTGAGATTGTCGATTTTCGCTCTTTACGGGATGCTATCGCTGGTCATCGGGCGGGGGATGATATGGTCATTGATGTTGAACGTGATGGGGCTGTGATGAGGATCATCATTCCTCAGATGAAGGAAAGCATGTTGGGTATTAGGGGTTCTGGAGAGGCGAGGATGGAGGATGGGCGTCCTGTCATCAATGACATTAGTGTCGGAGAAAGTATGCGCCATGCGTGGGCGGAGACAGTCTATATCAGCGGGGCTATTTTCCGTTTTTTAGGCCGCATGGTGAGTGGTGGCGCGTCCATAGAGGAATTAGGAGGGCCAGTGCGTATTGCTGAAGGCACGGCGATGGCGGTGGCGGAAGGGTGGCAGTCGACGATTCACCTCATGGCATTGATTTCCATTAACCTTGGTATCTTTAATCTTCTTCCTATCCCTCCCCTTGACGGAGGACAGATTTTCCTTTATGGAATAGAGAAGTTGGGGAGGAAGCAGGCAGCCTTTATACGTTCTTGGGGCTATCCCCTTGGTTTCTTTTTTCTCGTCATGCTCCTTGTTGTTGTCACGTGGAATGATATTGCGAGATTGGTGGCGGCGGGTTAG
- a CDS encoding 1-deoxy-D-xylulose-5-phosphate reductoisomerase, producing MPVRSSISRATPSSQSNHSARRSITVLGSTGSIGLNTVDVLMRKREMYDIKALTANSRVDALIEQARHVMPQRAVIGDKRLYKRLKEGLAQTPIDVAAGHDAVVEAAMMDADWVMAAIVGATALKPVMAAVERGCILALANKETLVCAGDIICQKATEHGTTIIPVDSEHSAIFQVFDTEQTACISKIVLTASGGPFFSYTSQHQLKDVTPEQALAHPNWDMGAKISIDSATMMNKGLELIEACQLFPVKEESIDIVVHPQSIVHSAVCYSDGSMLAHMGVPDMRTPISYALGWPERISAPVETLDLTKISTLTFFEPNDHVFPSLRLARQCQQQGGTAPMILNVANEIAVEAFLQRRIPFLEIVTTVQHILDKTPITPIQGLDDVIMCEQEIRRSTQDYLDHKVRPSHDTKDMSLSGQGRR from the coding sequence ATGCCTGTTAGGTCTTCCATATCGAGGGCGACGCCTTCATCTCAGTCGAATCATTCTGCGAGACGTTCCATAACGGTGTTAGGTTCGACGGGCTCTATTGGTCTCAATACGGTGGATGTCCTCATGCGGAAGCGTGAGATGTATGACATCAAGGCGCTCACCGCCAATAGCCGTGTCGATGCCCTCATAGAGCAGGCGCGCCATGTCATGCCCCAGCGTGCCGTCATCGGTGATAAGCGCTTATACAAACGCTTAAAAGAAGGTCTTGCGCAGACGCCCATTGACGTCGCTGCTGGCCATGATGCTGTCGTTGAGGCGGCGATGATGGATGCCGACTGGGTGATGGCGGCGATTGTGGGGGCGACTGCCCTTAAACCTGTTATGGCGGCTGTGGAGAGAGGATGTATTCTTGCCCTCGCCAATAAGGAGACGCTCGTCTGTGCTGGCGATATTATCTGCCAGAAAGCCACAGAGCATGGGACAACAATTATCCCTGTGGATTCGGAACATTCCGCTATTTTTCAGGTCTTCGATACAGAACAGACGGCTTGTATCTCTAAGATTGTTCTCACGGCGTCGGGGGGACCTTTTTTCTCCTATACGAGCCAGCACCAGCTCAAGGATGTGACGCCAGAACAGGCTCTTGCCCATCCTAATTGGGATATGGGCGCAAAAATATCCATCGATTCGGCCACCATGATGAATAAGGGCTTGGAATTGATTGAAGCATGCCAGCTCTTTCCCGTGAAAGAAGAGTCCATCGACATTGTCGTCCATCCCCAATCCATCGTCCACTCTGCCGTATGCTATAGCGATGGTTCTATGCTCGCCCATATGGGTGTGCCAGATATGCGTACGCCCATTAGCTACGCCCTTGGTTGGCCAGAACGTATCAGCGCGCCAGTAGAGACTCTCGATTTGACTAAAATTAGCACACTCACGTTCTTTGAGCCTAACGACCATGTCTTTCCCTCCCTTCGCTTAGCGCGCCAATGTCAACAACAAGGAGGGACAGCGCCTATGATCCTCAATGTCGCTAACGAAATTGCTGTGGAAGCCTTCCTCCAGAGACGTATCCCTTTCTTAGAGATCGTGACAACCGTCCAGCATATTCTAGACAAGACACCCATAACCCCTATCCAAGGATTAGATGATGTGATAATGTGCGAACAAGAGATAAGGCGGTCGACGCAAGATTATCTCGACCACAAGGTGCGTCCTTCACATGATACAAAGGACATGTCTCTCAGCGGACAGGGAAGACGATAA
- a CDS encoding phosphatidate cytidylyltransferase produces the protein MHNMYQRALTALIVVPVSLWIVARGGLLYNLSLFVLCMLSLYELRRLVSVMSSPWFLWGALYIIGAVFCLAALCCMALPSVLGDNFPLLVGFLTMIWISDSLAYIGGRLVGRHPLMPRISPGKTWEGLIIALIGGVCYALGFLYWQAPSFAQAPMATQLLIGVMILGLLVVGHAGDGLESLLKRRFSVKDSGGMFPGHGGVLDRMDSTFSSAVMLVAMLFVHKVLWGM, from the coding sequence ATGCATAATATGTATCAACGCGCCTTGACAGCATTGATTGTCGTTCCTGTGTCGTTATGGATTGTCGCACGAGGTGGTCTTCTCTACAACCTCTCTCTCTTTGTTCTCTGCATGCTCTCTCTGTATGAATTGCGGCGCCTTGTGTCTGTGATGTCGTCCCCATGGTTTTTATGGGGTGCTCTCTATATCATAGGGGCAGTCTTCTGTTTAGCCGCTCTATGCTGTATGGCGTTGCCTTCTGTGTTGGGAGACAATTTTCCTCTTCTTGTGGGATTTTTGACAATGATTTGGATCAGTGACAGCCTTGCCTATATAGGGGGGCGTCTTGTAGGGCGACATCCTCTGATGCCTCGAATCAGCCCAGGCAAAACGTGGGAAGGGCTCATCATTGCCCTCATAGGAGGTGTGTGCTACGCCCTAGGGTTTTTGTATTGGCAAGCGCCTTCCTTTGCTCAAGCGCCTATGGCGACACAATTGCTCATAGGCGTGATGATTTTAGGCTTGTTGGTTGTTGGTCATGCGGGAGATGGGTTAGAATCGTTGTTGAAAAGACGTTTTTCTGTTAAAGATAGCGGAGGTATGTTCCCAGGCCATGGTGGAGTCCTCGATAGGATGGACTCGACCTTTTCTTCTGCTGTCATGCTTGTCGCCATGCTGTTCGTGCATAAGGTGCTGTGGGGAATGTGA
- the uppS gene encoding di-trans,poly-cis-decaprenylcistransferase, producing the protein MSATLPLYAHMPRHIAIIMDGNGRWAMRKNLPRIEGHRRGIKALQTCLKACHEHGIPYLTVFCFSEDNWNRDKREVDGLKNLLCYYLHEESIAWHDYDLRLHVIGDYERFGQDVAQLIRKQERETQQHGRLHFTLALSYSGRKDILRAVRHIIAHEHRPHLLEEKHIEKYLWTSSMPDPDLVIRTSGEKRLSNFLLWQTAYSEFYFTKTLWPDFDRREFEKALADYAVRERRYGL; encoded by the coding sequence ATGTCCGCCACATTGCCTCTCTATGCCCATATGCCACGCCATATTGCTATTATCATGGATGGGAACGGGCGTTGGGCTATGCGTAAAAATCTCCCACGTATCGAGGGGCATAGACGGGGTATTAAAGCCTTACAGACATGCCTCAAGGCATGCCACGAGCATGGCATCCCTTATTTGACGGTGTTTTGCTTCAGTGAAGATAATTGGAATCGGGACAAAAGAGAAGTCGATGGCTTGAAGAATTTGCTATGTTATTATCTCCACGAGGAAAGTATTGCATGGCACGACTATGACCTTCGCTTGCATGTCATTGGTGATTATGAACGTTTCGGACAGGACGTTGCCCAGCTCATCAGGAAGCAAGAAAGAGAGACACAACAGCATGGGCGTCTCCATTTTACGCTTGCCCTCAGCTATAGTGGACGCAAGGATATCTTGCGTGCCGTCCGCCATATCATAGCCCATGAGCATCGTCCCCATCTTCTGGAAGAAAAACATATCGAGAAATACCTGTGGACATCCTCCATGCCAGACCCCGACCTTGTGATTCGCACATCAGGCGAGAAGCGCCTCTCCAATTTTCTTTTATGGCAGACGGCCTATAGCGAGTTTTACTTCACAAAGACCCTTTGGCCTGATTTTGATAGGAGAGAATTCGAGAAAGCCTTGGCCGATTACGCTGTGCGTGAGAGGCGATACGGGTTATGA
- the frr gene encoding ribosome recycling factor: protein MLEQENIDERMRKTQDVLRHAFSGIRTGRASIAMLDPIIVDAYGQKMPLNQLSSVAVADARLLTVQVWDKSMVEAVEKAIRESDLGLNPMRDGQLIRLNVPPLSMERRKELTRLAAKYAEQARISIRNVRRDVLESIKKQQKDGDVSEDDMHKASEEVQKITDKYIEEVNDSLTRKEHEITQS from the coding sequence ATGTTGGAACAAGAGAATATAGACGAGCGTATGCGTAAAACACAGGATGTCTTGCGCCATGCATTTTCGGGCATACGAACGGGGCGCGCCTCCATTGCCATGCTCGACCCTATCATAGTGGATGCCTACGGGCAGAAGATGCCCCTCAATCAATTGTCAAGTGTGGCGGTTGCTGATGCGCGCCTCTTGACTGTTCAGGTGTGGGATAAGTCGATGGTTGAGGCGGTGGAAAAAGCCATACGGGAGTCAGATTTAGGGCTCAATCCCATGCGCGATGGACAACTCATTCGCCTTAATGTTCCGCCTCTCTCGATGGAGAGGCGGAAAGAATTGACCCGCCTCGCCGCAAAATATGCGGAACAAGCGCGCATTTCCATACGCAATGTGCGCCGTGATGTGTTGGAGAGCATCAAAAAACAGCAAAAAGATGGGGATGTATCGGAAGACGATATGCATAAGGCATCGGAGGAAGTGCAAAAAATTACCGATAAATACATCGAAGAAGTCAATGACTCTCTCACACGCAAGGAACACGAGATTACCCAATCATAA
- the pyrH gene encoding UMP kinase (Catalyzes the phosphorylation of UMP to UDP) codes for MAGKNAIKRASFLEGHRRILLKISGEVLGEGGEGIFSKQRFAAMAEDILFMGRQGVDIVVVVGGGNIVRGRDIHALGIETQGVGDDMGMLATILNGMLLQAFIQERGGQAVVMSALSMERMCQPYERDKARKCLCDGQVVILVGGIGQPFFTTDTTAALRSLELECSLMLKGTKVDGVYDKDPVGDRSATHYPTLTYRDVIEKKLHVLDETAMTLMQGRGKSVIVFNIRHGGIRAMIEGTQRYSHICDVVTTCA; via the coding sequence ATGGCGGGCAAGAATGCCATCAAACGTGCGTCTTTCTTGGAAGGACATAGACGCATTCTTCTCAAAATATCAGGGGAGGTCTTGGGGGAAGGTGGTGAGGGTATCTTCTCGAAACAACGTTTTGCCGCCATGGCGGAGGATATTCTCTTCATGGGAAGGCAAGGCGTGGACATAGTCGTTGTGGTTGGTGGTGGCAATATCGTTCGTGGCAGAGATATTCATGCGTTGGGGATTGAGACACAAGGGGTGGGTGATGATATGGGCATGCTGGCCACCATCCTCAATGGCATGCTCCTCCAAGCCTTCATACAAGAGAGGGGAGGGCAGGCGGTTGTGATGTCGGCGCTCTCTATGGAGCGCATGTGTCAGCCTTACGAACGAGACAAGGCGCGCAAGTGTCTTTGTGATGGGCAGGTTGTCATTCTTGTGGGCGGTATCGGACAGCCATTTTTTACAACGGACACGACAGCGGCTTTGCGCAGTCTCGAGTTAGAGTGTTCGCTGATGCTCAAAGGGACAAAGGTTGATGGCGTCTATGACAAAGATCCAGTGGGCGATAGATCCGCGACCCATTATCCCACGTTGACCTATCGGGATGTCATCGAGAAAAAACTCCATGTCTTGGACGAGACGGCCATGACATTGATGCAAGGTCGGGGAAAATCTGTTATTGTCTTTAATATACGACATGGAGGTATACGTGCTATGATAGAGGGGACGCAGAGATACTCCCATATATGCGATGTCGTCACGACATGTGCGTAG
- the tsf gene encoding translation elongation factor Ts, whose amino-acid sequence MPADISIELIKALRDKTGAGMMDCKKALQESQASMDKAEDWLRKKGMAQASKKSAREAGEGVVAIHVAQNGLSAAMVEINSETDFVARNTLLQTYALSCAQLAVETSCTQLERLTSMQRPDSAQTVAEGLMELTASVGENLVLARLAYVAIDKGKVGRVFHYLHNKYADNIGRIGVLLVLEGEGVQSCGDVGKSLAMHVAASAPLVVSRETLPGQWLERERAIMLERDDVKAKPPAIAQTMVEGLLRKRYQDVVLLEQLYVMDGKTPISRVLEQAGGKNGMHIADSVRFALGERQGA is encoded by the coding sequence ATGCCAGCAGACATCTCTATAGAGCTTATCAAAGCATTACGCGACAAGACAGGGGCGGGCATGATGGATTGCAAGAAGGCTTTGCAAGAAAGCCAAGCCTCTATGGATAAGGCGGAGGATTGGCTACGTAAAAAGGGTATGGCACAAGCATCTAAAAAGTCGGCGAGAGAAGCAGGCGAGGGTGTGGTCGCCATCCATGTGGCACAGAATGGGTTGTCGGCGGCGATGGTCGAAATCAATTCGGAGACCGATTTTGTGGCAAGGAATACGTTGCTCCAGACCTATGCTCTGTCTTGTGCCCAGCTCGCTGTGGAGACGTCATGTACCCAATTGGAGAGGTTGACATCCATGCAACGCCCAGACAGCGCCCAGACTGTGGCGGAAGGGTTGATGGAGCTCACCGCTTCCGTTGGCGAAAATCTTGTCCTTGCGCGCCTTGCCTATGTTGCCATTGATAAGGGAAAGGTCGGGCGTGTCTTCCACTATCTTCACAATAAATATGCAGACAATATCGGACGTATCGGTGTCCTTTTGGTGTTGGAGGGAGAGGGTGTCCAGTCTTGTGGCGATGTGGGGAAGTCTCTTGCCATGCATGTGGCGGCAAGTGCCCCTTTGGTTGTGTCTCGAGAGACCCTCCCAGGCCAATGGCTCGAACGAGAACGCGCCATTATGCTCGAACGCGACGATGTGAAGGCCAAACCGCCAGCCATTGCCCAGACCATGGTCGAAGGGCTGTTGCGTAAACGCTATCAGGATGTGGTGCTCTTGGAACAGCTCTATGTCATGGATGGCAAGACGCCTATCAGTCGCGTCCTCGAGCAGGCAGGCGGGAAGAACGGCATGCATATTGCCGACAGCGTGCGCTTTGCTTTAGGCGAAAGACAGGGCGCGTGA
- the rpsB gene encoding 30S ribosomal protein S2, with the protein MKQDVSFTMRDLLEAGVHFGHRVHRWNPHMREFIYGKIHGSHIINLDETVSCLRHALIALEKVARRKESILFVGTKRRASDIIAAEARRCRQHYVHHRWLGGMLTNWKTVSASTRRLHALSEERNKSDSALTKKERLRIEREYNKLERALGGIKNMEGQPSMLFVIDTVKEAIAVSEANKLRIPVVAVTDTNADPAKIQYPIPGNDDSLKAIRLYARLAANAVLKGSGETPWTEETVPDMKRA; encoded by the coding sequence ATGAAGCAGGATGTTTCTTTTACCATGCGCGACTTGTTAGAGGCGGGTGTGCATTTTGGCCACCGTGTGCATCGGTGGAATCCGCATATGCGTGAGTTCATTTATGGCAAAATTCATGGCTCACACATCATCAATCTCGATGAAACGGTCTCATGTCTCAGGCATGCCTTGATAGCCCTAGAGAAGGTTGCCCGTCGCAAGGAGTCCATTCTTTTTGTTGGCACAAAGAGGCGTGCTTCTGACATTATTGCGGCGGAGGCGCGGCGTTGTCGTCAGCACTATGTCCATCACCGTTGGTTGGGTGGCATGCTGACGAATTGGAAAACGGTATCGGCATCGACCAGACGTCTCCATGCGCTATCAGAAGAGCGCAACAAGAGCGATTCGGCGCTCACCAAGAAAGAACGTCTCCGTATCGAGCGCGAATACAACAAGTTAGAGCGCGCCCTTGGTGGCATAAAAAATATGGAGGGGCAGCCATCCATGCTCTTCGTTATCGACACCGTCAAAGAAGCGATCGCCGTCAGTGAGGCCAACAAATTGCGCATTCCCGTTGTCGCCGTGACAGATACGAACGCTGACCCAGCAAAAATACAATATCCCATACCGGGGAATGATGACTCTCTCAAGGCCATACGGCTCTATGCTCGTCTCGCCGCCAATGCTGTTCTCAAAGGGAGCGGAGAGACGCCATGGACCGAAGAGACGGTCCCAGACATGAAAAGAGCGTGA
- a CDS encoding rubredoxin, whose product MQKYICTVCGHIYDPAEGDPDSGIPPGTAFEDIPDDWQCPECGVTKADFEPLDE is encoded by the coding sequence ATGCAAAAATATATCTGTACGGTGTGTGGACACATCTACGACCCAGCGGAAGGCGACCCTGATAGCGGTATCCCTCCGGGGACGGCTTTTGAGGATATTCCAGACGATTGGCAATGTCCAGAATGTGGGGTCACCAAGGCGGATTTTGAACCCTTAGATGAGTAA